The sequence CGTCCCATGATTCCCTCCGCTTGCCCTCTCCCAACCTGCAGTGCCCagtgtctgtggcagaggaggagagaaatTGATCCTTCCGTTGGTTCAGCTATGGCCCCTCTGTGCTTAGAtcttcaaagggatttaggcaccactgatttcaatgggactgaagTATCTAAATACCTGTGAGGGTCTGCACCTTGTGGGACGCACAGGTTGGCGTGGAGAGCTGCAGGAGCTATGTAGCATACTAATAATATTACGTGGATAACACTTCACCTCCATAGAGCATCATTATCCCCTTTTAgaggcagggaaactgagtcacagagcagcaaagtgacttgccccagctcACTGAGCCAGTCCACAGCAGATCTGGGAAGAGAACCCTGGTCTCTTAACTCCCAGTCCTagcacagcagctgcagctgggagcaatcAGGCTCTGAGACCACAACTGTGCTCTGGGTAGACAACTTGCATGTATCCCCGGTTTTAATTAACAGCATGAATTACTGGCTGGCGTCACATTACAGACCCACAGAAATCTGAGCCCTAAGcctgaaggaagaggaggaaaatcaacgggggaggggggagggagctaCTATACCCTCCTTGATTTCACCAGTTATGGCTCTTCTGTCTAGATCATGGTATCTCGGCTATGAATCTTCCGATGGCACCTGGCCAAACATCTCTAAATTCTCTTTTCCTGCGATGAGGCAGAGTCCTCGGGCACTCTGCAGCTAGACAGACAGATGGCCGGACAGAGAGACAGATCACTGAAGATATTTAGTCCCTCTCTGATAGTCTCCATGCTAATATCAATACGCCCCCTCTGCGGATACCTCCGCCCCTTCTATTAACCCCTTGTCCCCTGCTGACCTGGCTGCCATGGCTCCTGCTTACAGCATTGTTTGCGAAGAGGATACAGGGCTTGatcctcccactgacttcacccaGGCGTGGAAGCCTGCTCCAGGCTCTCCGGTGATGCAGAGGGTGTGGATGTTCTGATTTACCGTGAACAACGCATGTCAGGAGGCCATTCCCTGCCTGTGCCCACGCGCTGGCTGTGCGTGCTGAGGCAAGGCGAACCGAGTGTGCATTGCTCCAGTGAGCAGGAAGGCTGTGTGACACGGACGCTTTGAAGGCACCGGCATGGCCGACCAGCTGACGGAGGGGCAGATCGCAGAGTTCAAAGAAGCCTTCTCCCTCTTCGACAAGGACGGGGATGGGTCCATCACCACCAGCGAGCTGGGGACCGTCATGCGGtcgctggggcagaaccccaccGAGGCCGAGCTGCAAGACATGATTGGCGAGTTGGACGCAGACGGCAGTGGCACGGTGGACTTCCCCGAATTCCTGTCCATGATGGCGAGGAAGATGAGGGACACGGACAGCGAGGAGGAGATCCGGGAAGCCTTCCGGGTGTTCGACAGGGACAAGAACGGCTACATCAGTGCGGCGGAGCTGCGGCATGTCATGACCAACCTGGGCGAGAAGCTGACGGACGAGGAGGTGGACGAGATGATCAAGGAGGCCGACAGCAACAGCGATGGGCAAGTCAACTACGAGGAGTTTGTACGGATGATGACGGAGAAGTGAAGAACTGACTTTCCTGGTACCGCATTCACTCATTCATTTGCTTCCTTTCACTGTAACCTGTCGGTCAGTGGTCTGTCCCCTCTTGCCCAAGGCCTGTGCATGTCTCTGCTGTTCTGTTGGTTTCTTCCCCTGTATTCTATTACTTTATTCTAAAGGCTGGCTGTGACTTACCCTGTTTGTTAGCTAAGCCCTGTGGCTCATCTGAAATTTAGCGTCTCTGGTTACACACCTGGTTTATGCCTCTTGCAATAATTAGGTTTCCTTTAGACTAGGCAGCATGTGGCGTTGGAGCCTACGTGTCCCAAGGACAGTCAACAAATGGGGCCCGATCCTTCCGGCCCTTactcctgttgacatcagtgaCTATCCCTAGGAGCAAGGATTCCTCAACAGGGCTGGGGTTTTGCAAGATCACATCCTTGGCAATTTGCACAGACTTTCAAGCCAGATCCAGACCCTGCCTCTGCCATTGGGTCCATGCAAGCAGACCCTCACTCTGAAGCGGggccctgctgaagtcactggggttcCATACGGGCACAAGGGTTCACTTGCATGGATATGGATGCGAGACTGGGGCTGTATGCTcattattagtttaaaaaaaaaaggaccaagccacaagtggggggagggatagctcagtggtttgagcattggcctgctaaacccaggcctgtgagttcaatccttgagggggccatttagggatcgggggcaaaaattggggattggtcctgctttgagcaggaggttggactagatgacctcctgaggtcccttccaaccctgatattctatgattcctataAATCTTGTTCTTGATCTGGAaattcttcccactgccccccccaccccccaacctccccGGAATTCTGGGACACCTGTTGTGAGGGTTGGGTTCACACCCACAGGCACTTGCCTAAGGGGAGTTTCACTGTGATCTTAgctggtgtctgtctgtctgagttTGTCTTTGTGCAGCACAGAAGTGGATTCTGCTGGGCTGGGTAGAAGAGTCACAATGCAGAGGCCAGATTCCATTTGAATTTGAACGCTAGACACCAGCAAACATGAATAAAGACGAGCGTTTGGCCTCCCCTAAGATTTGCCAGCGGCCTGAATTGCAAAATGAGGACTGACTGCATGAGCTTCTATAGAAATTTTCTCCAAGGAATTTGTGGCCAGCCTGGGAATACATCCTAAAGAAATCTTTGTACTGCTGGCACTGCCTCTGTCTTATTCCTGATGGTACAAACCttaagggaaggggagaggatagGCGAATAAGTTAGATGCTCATTTTCTCTCAGGGGTTATTTGCCTTTTAGGAAACAGGAAATTTGGCTGTTAAGGATGCACACAGTCGATAGCTACATCTGCACTGTGACTACCATTTGGGCGACGTTGCAGTTCCCTTCAGACGTCGTCCATTGAAATGGTTATCAAAACACTGGGAAGCGTAAAGCTGTAATACTGCAAAATGGGTGTCTTATTCAGGTGCAAGGCTGGCCATTCAAACTGGGCCCCCTTTGCTTTTCCAAGGAGAGAACGTCACAGTGGGACTCCCTGGGCTTTGGATCTCATGATATAGGGTGACATTCCATGTGCAGAACACCACAAAAAGGCTTATAAGTCAGGTCCCACTTAAActcacaggccctgatcctgcaaacaattatgcATGGGCTTTACTCACAATAGAGTAAATttgcaagtcaatgggactagtcgtgtggttaaagttaagccggggtgtaaatgtttgcagagcGGGGTCTATAAGGCAAAATGGGGTGTAAGTGGCACATAGGTCTCCGTGCAGGAATTTCACCCCCTGGGAACACCAGGAATGCTGCTGGAATCCTAATTACCTGCCAAGCATCATAGACGTGCTGTTAGAATCCACTGTGTTCACCTTTTTTCTGTATACCGCCGGGCTTGCCccagaaaaatatttccttctgttGTGCCTCTGTGTCCATTTCTGTAGCCGATCGTTTTCAAAAGGATCAGCTTCTGGTGCAAGCTCCCCCTCCGCTAGTCCAAGTGGTAGCTTTGTTTTCAAATAAAGGAATGATTATTTGCTTCCAGAGAACTTTCAGTGCTTCCTTTTCTCCACTCCCAGCTAGAACCCAGAAAAAGCGTCGATCGCGTGGTACTAAGGATGGGCTCAAGCTGCAAACGTCAAGGCTCGAGCTTGGTTACCAACAGACCAAGGTTCCAGGCTGCTTGGGGTAGGCCCTTTGGCCTGAGGGAATGTGCATAGGGCTGGAAGCCAGAAGCCCAGATTTGCCTGAGCCTTGTTTATTTCTACCAGTTCAgtgtgggtgtaaaatgctaccaaagcaGGATTTGCTGATGCAAATGACTACACATGGGGCAAGGCAGCAGTGATTCAGATCCCAGGAGTTCTTGCGCTCACCTCCTCCACACTTTCTAGCTAGACAGCAATGCATCTACTGAACAATACCCCATGgtctgatttccccccaccccaaacactgaGGGTGTTCAAAACCCGTATCTGTGTTTGGGAAATGGCTCCGCTCTTCATAATGATCCAAACCAAACGCCCAAAAGCCAAAGATCCGCTAACTTCAGGGCATTTGAAATCCAGATGCAGCTCTGGAGTTGGCATCCAGGTTCCATCCCCACCTTAGAACCAGAGGTTTGGGTTGGGGGCAGCTCTATATaacacaggaggaggaagagtaggGATGGAAGGCTTGATGAGTTCTTCCAAATAGGCTGGTGCACAGTTCCAATGACCAGGGTGGAGTTCAGGGcgcagaatcatagaaatgtgagGTTGggagggatcttgagaggtcatctagtccagacccctgcgctgaggcaggaccaagtaaacttagaccaaccctgacaggtgtttgcccaaccAGGCTATCCTGCaacacctccagtgatggggattccacaacctcctttggacacctattccagaacttaactaccctgtagttagaatgtttttcctactatctaacctaattcttccttgctgcagattaagtccatctCATCTTGGCCTACCTtgagtggacacggagaacagttgatcacagtCCTCATTACAATagcccttcacatatttgttATCAAGTCCTCAcctcggtcttcttttctcaggactaaacatgctccgtttttttagcctttcctcataggtcaggtttgctaaactgtttatcatttttgtcactgtcctctggactctctccactttCCGAAAGTGTCACACCCAGAACCTGGGGCAACAGAGCCTTCCCGAAAGGGCCCTGTCCCCTCCATGGCTCCACCCCTGACCatcctttcccccaaggccccagccccccggccaagccagaagccagagcGGGGCTGGGGAGCCTGGACCCTTCCACCTGCCTGAGGTGGGGGGCCCAACAGCAGCCCCTGgcccgtgtccccccccccccagaccccccctcccccaggacagGTGGAGGATCTGTGGACTTTGCACAGCTGCTCACGCAGCTCTTACCCTGACCCGGCTCCagccggggggcagggccttggagccGCAGCCGGGCTATGGGCTCCAGCTGCTgacctggctggggggcagggcctcaggggaagaggaggggcagaagcCGGGGCCCGTGGTgaaaagtggatgggccaggcCCGTCCACTTTCAAAAAATGGGAGAGCCGTGGCTCCCTGGCCACTCTGTTCGGGCGCCACTGCAGCTAAGGCCTCACTACCGCTGAGTAAAGTgtgacaattacctcctgtgtcttacacacGATACTCCTGtttatacaccccagaatgatatgaGCCTTTATCCAAACTgtgtcacattgttgactcatattcagttagcgagccactataacctccagatccttttcagcagtaataCTGTctagtcaaaaagaaaaggagtacttgtggcaccttagagactaaccaatttatttgagcatgagctttcgtgagctacagctcacttcatcggatgcatactgtggaaattgcagaatacattattatatacacagcatgcagttgatagatttcaactccatacggctaaatgcagtgccttgcataatgacaggtttcagagtaacagccgtgttagtctgtattcgcaaaaagaaaaggagtacttgtggcaccttagagactaaactgTCTAGTCAGTGATTTGCCGTGTTATGTTTGTGCATATGTTTTCCTTCCTAATTgtggtactttgcacttgtcgGACCAGTTCTGCAATTTGTCACagtcgttttgaattctaatcctgtcctccaaagggcttgcaacctctcccagcttggtgttagCCACAAATTTTAGAAGCATCCTCTCCTCTCTATTaaccaagtcattaatgaaaatcaTCAGACCCAAGAGAGATCCTTGCAGGTATGTCCTCCCAGTGTGACAGCGAACCATTTATAATTATTCATTGCATATGGTCTTTCAACtggttatgcacccaccttatagagatttcatctagaccacatttcccttgtTTGCTTATGCGAATTCATGTGGGACTGGGTCAAAAGCCTGACTAAAAtcaagataagaacataagaacagccatactgggtcagaccaaaggtccagctagcccagtatcagtggccaatgccaggtgccccagagataatgaacagaactggtaatcatcaagtgatccatcccctgtcgcccattcccagctcctggcaaacagaggctagggacaccatccccatccatcctagctaatagccattgatggacctatcctccatgaatttatctagctcttttttgaaccctgttaaaaGTCTTGGCCTtagcaacatcctctggcaaggagttccacaggttgacagagCAGACATcctgtctactgcttccccccatccatgaGGCCTGAAAGCTGAAACAATCCCatggagggagcaggcagaggtgAGGGAACAGCCTGATGGAGATGCCATTCTGGTGAAGACCCCTTCGTGTCATTTCACTGATGGATACCATGAGCACTGGTTAGGAGGAAGAGGGCAGATTGCAGCTAATCTGGTTTTGTGATTAGGACACTGGGGGGAGATGCAAATTCAGGTGCTGGCTGCTGTACACAGGGGCTCTGGAGCAATTTTTATAGTGCAGGGACTGAAAGTCATTGAACATAAGTGTAAAGCATCCAGTTGCTATTAGTACATCAAGCCAGGAGGCACCGCACCAAACACAGCCTTTACAGGGCTTGTCTGGGATCTCTCACCACCCAAGTGAGAATCACGGCCCTAGACCAAACAAGCCACTTTCTCGCTGTACAAGCTGGAGGGGTCCTGCTGCACCCAGAGTACCCCTCGTTCCAGTGCTCCACATCCATCACACTTCCTGGGAGACCTTGCACCGGCCATTGAGGGGCAGCTTCTCAAATTCTCACGATTCCGCTTGCCTCCCgtttttccaaagagctcagctcccagcatgctggctgaacacttttgaaaatctggcccttactcgctctgtgcctcagtttccccttcagaaAGAGAAGGCTAATTATAGCACACATGCCCCGGATATTTCGACTCTTCATGCCAGGGTCCCTTACTCTGCCCTTTTCCCATGCCAGGGGTTCTGTGTTCACcgcttttattttctttctttctcctggcTTTTCTTTCAGGATGCGACATTTTAATCTCCGGGGGGCATatgggcagagctgagatggggTGTTGCTGTGTTGGAAGGTGTTAATGGAGGCCATTAACTAGTTCTTTGATCTAGAGGTGACTGAAGCTGCTGGCTCTGCTAACCAGATACCGAGGGCTCTGTATGTCCTCCATTTCTCCCTTCCTTTTTGCCCCCCCGACGTTCACCCAAATCCAAAAGGTTCCTCCCACCGATGGCTAGGACACTCCCTGAAATTTTGCAATTGATTGGAGATGGTGTTCAAGCAGTATCGTGTTCCACGGTCCCGACAGACAGCGAAATGCCATGGGGTTGAGAGTCCGGGGAACTGACCTGAGTCGCTAAACTATTCCAGAACAAGAGCGTCCACACTGGGAGCGATCCGGAAAGAGCTCTGTCGAGTTACATTCACACCTtgccttattctggaataactcctaTAGACAAGCTCTTAGGCCTCACAAGCTTGGCCAATAATAACACACAGGCCTCTCTTAGCACAGCTCTGTTCCCTCGCAGGGAACTGCCTTCATGGCACATCTGCCCGCTCCCTGGCCTGACTGCCCCCTCGCCCACCAGCTTGGTGGAGCAGACAGTGGTGCCTGACTGCCGCACAAGGCAATCGGCTTTGCAGTGACATGTCCCACGGTGCTctgagtgctccagcccccgtGGGAATAACCCTCCACTCCCTCTCAAAGCAAAgagcttgtgtaacccacacacctcctgggtgtggtgctctgtcccctctagtggcaccgagaccacttcaagattaatgagtctgctacagccttagctagcgGCCAGGTGGCTTTTGACTCATGCAGTaaaggctcatgcatttagcttcagaggtcccaggttcaatcctgcccgccgacaactggggtctgtcagggTTACACTTGCAAGGGGGGGGGGTGCGGTGTCAATGAAAGCTGAGCTGACCAGGCTAGAATACAGACAGggggaaattcacccctgtgctggGGTGCATGCAGGGCCCGTGCATCACTTACGGGGGCTAACGGCACACTCCAGTGGCACGCAGCCCTTGGGCTGGCCCGTGGCAAAGGGCTGGAGTTCAGCTGGAGCGTTTAAACAAGGCCGGTTGCTTTTCCTTTTCTGCAGCCAACAACAATTTTCCGCAGACATGGTCTGGAGCCCGTTCAGGCCCCGTCCTGCCTTCCAACAGCCACAGAGTGCACGAGGCATGCAGGAGTCAGAGCTTTACTGTTTGCAACAGAAGCGATAGCTAAGGACAAAGGCCTGTGCCATTTTTGACCGTCGGTGTTGTGGGCACTCGTGTATGCCTTTCTCTCCTGCGCGCACACGTCCTGTTCCAGCTTTCTCGGCTCCTGCCTGGACAGGAACTGGCACTTAGATAATGAAGAGGGTGTGGATGGTCTCATTTCTCTCCATGACTCAATTTGCACCAATGAAAAGTGTGAACCATGTATTGCTGTCTGTCTCCAAGCCATTGTTTCATCCCTGGGCAAGGAGTCACAGGAGACTTTCCCAGGGCTCGGCTATCTGCA is a genomic window of Natator depressus isolate rNatDep1 chromosome 1, rNatDep2.hap1, whole genome shotgun sequence containing:
- the LOC141980937 gene encoding calmodulin, striated muscle; amino-acid sequence: MADQLTEGQIAEFKEAFSLFDKDGDGSITTSELGTVMRSLGQNPTEAELQDMIGELDADGSGTVDFPEFLSMMARKMRDTDSEEEIREAFRVFDRDKNGYISAAELRHVMTNLGEKLTDEEVDEMIKEADSNSDGQVNYEEFVRMMTEK